A section of the Thermotoga caldifontis AZM44c09 genome encodes:
- the rpsJ gene encoding 30S ribosomal protein S10 gives MPGQKIRIKLKAYDHEILDESAKKIVEVAKSTNAKISGPIPLPTERTLYVVLRSPHKHKDSREQFEKRVHKRLIDIIEPSPKTIDALMKINLPAGVDVEIKL, from the coding sequence ATGCCAGGACAGAAGATCAGAATAAAGCTGAAAGCATATGATCACGAAATTCTCGACGAATCTGCAAAGAAAATCGTGGAGGTTGCGAAGTCCACGAATGCGAAAATATCTGGTCCTATACCGTTACCAACGGAAAGAACCCTTTATGTTGTTCTTAGGTCTCCACACAAGCACAAGGACTCGCGTGAGCAGTTTGAAAAAAGGGTTCACAAGCGACTGATAGACATAATAGAACCGTCTCCGAAGACGATTGACGCCCTGATGAAGATAAACCTTCCAGCAGGTGTCGATGTAGAGATCAAACTCTGA
- the rplC gene encoding 50S ribosomal protein L3: MKMIIGRKIGMTQLFKDNEVVPVTVIKAGPCYVVQKKTPQLDGYCAIQLGFEEVKKVNKPLEGHFKKANLKPLRILKEMRLESEEELNKYEIGQVIKVDIFQPGELVDVIGWTKGRGFAGAVKRWGFAGGPKTHGSKFHRELGSLGQHTEPAKIFKGKKMPGRYGNERVTIHNLEVVKLDVENNLIAVKGSVPGARGGLVLIRSPKKTRK, translated from the coding sequence ATGAAGATGATCATAGGGAGAAAAATTGGAATGACTCAGCTGTTCAAAGATAACGAAGTCGTTCCTGTGACCGTCATAAAGGCAGGTCCATGCTATGTCGTGCAGAAGAAAACCCCTCAATTGGATGGTTATTGCGCGATACAACTGGGGTTCGAGGAAGTGAAGAAAGTCAACAAACCTCTCGAAGGACATTTCAAAAAGGCCAACTTGAAACCATTGCGAATCCTCAAAGAGATGAGACTCGAAAGTGAAGAGGAACTCAACAAGTACGAAATCGGACAAGTGATAAAAGTTGACATATTCCAACCCGGAGAACTGGTCGATGTGATCGGTTGGACCAAAGGTAGAGGCTTTGCGGGTGCTGTGAAGAGATGGGGATTCGCAGGAGGTCCGAAGACTCACGGATCGAAATTTCACAGGGAGTTAGGTTCATTGGGACAGCACACCGAACCGGCGAAAATTTTCAAAGGCAAAAAGATGCCGGGAAGGTACGGTAACGAAAGGGTGACCATCCATAACCTTGAAGTTGTGAAACTCGATGTTGAAAACAACCTCATAGCGGTCAAGGGCTCTGTTCCAGGAGCGAGGGGTGGCTTGGTGCTCATCAGGAGTCCCAAGAAGACCCGAAAATGA
- the rplD gene encoding 50S ribosomal protein L4 — protein MAIVDLYNMKGQKIGVQELKDEIFNIEPHLDVMWRYIDYQLSRRRAGTASTKTRAEVSGGGRKPWPQKHTGRARHGSIRSPIWRHGGIAHGPKPRDWSKKLPKKMKRLAIKSALSQRFREGNLIVVDDIKFDEPKTKNMRQLLSDLQLTGKKVLFVLPWKKPEYENVKLACRNLEDVKAIIADNTGASQKGEVRIDGLNVYDIINHEKLVLTRDVVMKIEEVLK, from the coding sequence ATGGCCATCGTTGATTTGTACAACATGAAAGGACAGAAGATCGGTGTTCAGGAGTTAAAAGATGAGATATTCAATATCGAACCGCACCTCGACGTTATGTGGCGTTACATCGATTATCAGTTGTCCAGAAGGCGCGCGGGAACTGCTTCAACCAAGACTCGCGCGGAGGTCAGCGGAGGCGGGAGGAAACCTTGGCCCCAGAAGCACACGGGTAGAGCAAGACATGGATCCATCAGATCCCCTATTTGGAGGCACGGTGGAATCGCGCACGGTCCGAAGCCACGTGACTGGAGTAAAAAGTTGCCGAAAAAAATGAAGAGGTTGGCTATAAAATCGGCACTTTCCCAGCGCTTCAGGGAAGGTAATCTCATCGTTGTGGATGATATAAAGTTCGACGAACCCAAGACTAAGAACATGCGACAACTGCTCAGTGATCTCCAGCTTACGGGAAAGAAGGTTCTGTTCGTTTTGCCATGGAAGAAGCCGGAGTATGAGAATGTGAAACTTGCCTGTCGAAATCTTGAAGATGTGAAGGCGATCATTGCTGACAATACAGGTGCTTCTCAGAAGGGTGAGGTCAGAATAGACGGTCTGAACGTTTACGATATCATCAACCACGAGAAACTCGTCCTGACAAGAGACGTGGTAATGAAGATCGAGGAGGTGCTCAAATGA
- the rplW gene encoding 50S ribosomal protein L23, which produces MNQQKLTPYDVIIRPIVTEKTTSAREDRKYVFEVNLLANKNQVKDAVEKLFNVKVEKVNILLVKPKPKRRGLFEGRTRQWKKAIVTLKEGHTIKELEVQQ; this is translated from the coding sequence ATGAATCAGCAGAAGCTCACACCCTATGATGTGATCATCCGCCCCATAGTAACAGAGAAAACCACGTCTGCGAGGGAAGACAGAAAATACGTCTTCGAGGTCAATCTCCTGGCGAACAAGAATCAGGTGAAGGATGCCGTCGAGAAGTTGTTCAACGTCAAAGTTGAAAAGGTCAACATTCTGCTTGTAAAACCGAAACCGAAACGCCGAGGCCTGTTCGAAGGCAGAACACGGCAGTGGAAGAAAGCCATCGTCACCTTGAAAGAAGGCCACACTATCAAAGAACTAGAGGTTCAACAATGA
- the rplB gene encoding 50S ribosomal protein L2, producing MGLKKFKPITPGRRFMVIPDFAEITKEEPEKSLLVPIKKTGGRNHHGHTTVRFRGGGHKRRYRIIDFKRDKIGIPARVVAIEYDPNRTARIALLQYADGEKRYILAPNGLQVGDTVMSGPDAEIKVGNALPLEKIPLGTMIHNVEIRPGSGGKIARSAGVACQLMAKEGEYALLRMPSGELRKIHIKCYATIGVVGNEDHKNEVDGKAGRVRWKGRRPHVRGMVMNPVDHPMGGGEGRGKGQHPVTPWGVPCKGYKTRRGRRPSDRFIVRRRNEV from the coding sequence ATGGGTCTAAAGAAATTCAAGCCGATCACGCCAGGTCGAAGATTCATGGTTATACCGGACTTCGCCGAAATAACGAAGGAAGAACCTGAGAAATCTTTGCTCGTACCCATCAAGAAAACAGGAGGCCGCAACCATCATGGTCACACGACGGTGAGGTTCCGCGGGGGAGGTCACAAAAGAAGGTACAGGATCATCGACTTCAAGCGTGATAAGATAGGTATCCCTGCGAGAGTTGTAGCCATCGAATACGATCCTAACAGAACCGCGAGGATCGCTTTGTTGCAGTACGCTGATGGAGAAAAAAGATACATCCTCGCACCGAATGGCTTGCAGGTTGGGGACACTGTGATGTCTGGTCCCGATGCAGAAATAAAGGTTGGGAATGCTTTGCCGCTGGAAAAGATCCCACTCGGAACGATGATACACAACGTTGAGATCAGGCCGGGTTCAGGTGGAAAGATCGCGCGTTCTGCAGGTGTCGCATGCCAGTTGATGGCCAAAGAAGGCGAGTATGCTCTACTCAGAATGCCTTCCGGAGAACTTCGAAAGATTCACATAAAGTGTTATGCCACGATCGGTGTCGTTGGTAACGAAGACCACAAAAACGAAGTGGATGGTAAAGCTGGTAGAGTGCGCTGGAAAGGTAGAAGGCCACACGTCAGAGGCATGGTCATGAACCCTGTAGACCACCCGATGGGTGGAGGTGAAGGTAGAGGTAAGGGTCAGCACCCCGTGACACCGTGGGGAGTGCCGTGCAAAGGATACAAGACCAGAAGAGGCAGAAGGCCATCGGACAGATTCATCGTTCGCAGACGCAACGAAGTCTGA
- the rpsS gene encoding 30S ribosomal protein S19 yields MSRSKKKGPYVDPKLLKKIRMLNETGEKKIIKTWSRASTIVPEMVGHTIAVHNGLKHIPIYITENMVGHRLGEFALTRRFGGHADKKAASKGQVK; encoded by the coding sequence GTGTCTCGATCTAAGAAGAAGGGTCCTTACGTTGATCCAAAGCTTTTGAAAAAGATCAGGATGCTGAATGAAACAGGGGAGAAAAAGATCATAAAGACTTGGAGCAGGGCTTCCACGATCGTTCCGGAAATGGTCGGCCACACGATAGCCGTTCACAATGGCTTGAAACACATCCCGATATACATTACAGAGAACATGGTCGGTCACAGACTGGGTGAGTTCGCACTCACGAGAAGGTTCGGAGGCCACGCTGATAAGAAGGCAGCTTCCAAGGGCCAGGTTAAGTGA
- the rplV gene encoding 50S ribosomal protein L22, with translation MNTQSQIRRPKRSVQHRQKQESETKEARAVARYVRLSPRKARCVVNAIRGKSVDEAFQILQMSPKKAARIVEKVLASAVANAENNAKLSRESLYVSHCVVDDGPRMKRIWIRGRGRADIIQRRMCHITVVVKSKD, from the coding sequence ATGAATACTCAGAGTCAGATCAGAAGGCCAAAAAGATCTGTCCAGCACAGACAGAAACAGGAAAGCGAAACGAAAGAAGCACGTGCTGTTGCCCGCTACGTTAGACTGTCGCCCAGAAAGGCCCGGTGTGTTGTGAACGCTATCAGAGGCAAGAGTGTGGATGAAGCGTTCCAGATTCTACAGATGTCTCCAAAAAAAGCCGCACGCATTGTCGAAAAGGTCCTGGCGTCAGCTGTGGCCAACGCTGAGAACAATGCGAAACTCAGCAGAGAAAGTCTCTACGTTTCGCATTGCGTCGTTGACGATGGCCCAAGGATGAAGAGGATCTGGATACGTGGTAGAGGAAGAGCGGATATAATACAGAGGCGAATGTGCCATATCACTGTAGTAGTGAAGAGCAAAGACTGA
- the rpsC gene encoding 30S ribosomal protein S3 translates to MGQKAHPRGFRLGMTSEWQARWFNEKNYALWLKEDEEIRKLIKATYNQAGISEVFIERPDNETVTVIIKTARPGVIIGKKGAEIGKLREELEKKLNRRVIVNVEEIKTPELDAQLVAESIATRIEKRASHKRAMKRAISDAIRKGALGIKTMVSGRLAGAEIARREWYLRGRLPLQKIKAIIDYGTARAETKYGTIGVKVWIYKGDAQI, encoded by the coding sequence GTGGGTCAGAAAGCACATCCAAGAGGATTCAGACTGGGGATGACTTCAGAATGGCAAGCAAGATGGTTCAACGAGAAGAACTATGCGTTGTGGCTTAAAGAGGACGAAGAAATACGCAAGCTGATCAAGGCAACTTACAATCAAGCCGGCATAAGCGAAGTTTTCATAGAGAGGCCTGACAACGAGACTGTGACCGTGATTATTAAGACCGCAAGGCCTGGCGTCATAATAGGAAAGAAGGGTGCCGAGATCGGCAAATTGAGGGAAGAGCTGGAAAAGAAGTTGAACAGACGCGTAATTGTGAATGTGGAAGAAATAAAAACGCCCGAGCTTGATGCACAGCTTGTCGCTGAAAGTATCGCAACAAGGATAGAGAAAAGAGCTTCGCACAAGCGTGCGATGAAGAGGGCCATTTCGGACGCCATCAGAAAAGGCGCTTTGGGAATAAAAACGATGGTTTCGGGGCGCTTAGCTGGGGCAGAGATCGCAAGGCGTGAGTGGTACCTCAGAGGAAGGTTGCCTCTCCAAAAGATTAAAGCAATCATAGATTATGGAACGGCGAGGGCCGAGACGAAATACGGTACGATCGGCGTCAAAGTCTGGATTTACAAGGGTGATGCACAGATTTGA
- the rplP gene encoding 50S ribosomal protein L16 yields the protein MLMPKRVKYRKQQRGRLKGDAKGGTTVAFGEWGLKALAPSWLTAQQIEAGRIAIMRVLKKGGKLWIRVFPDKPYTKKPAESRMGKGKGNVEGWVCPVKPGKIIYEIAGVDEQTAREALEYAASKLPIPTKIVSRTSFGGEAV from the coding sequence ATGTTGATGCCCAAAAGGGTCAAATACAGAAAGCAACAACGAGGCCGGCTCAAAGGTGATGCGAAAGGCGGAACAACTGTCGCTTTTGGTGAATGGGGTTTGAAGGCACTCGCTCCTTCGTGGCTCACTGCTCAGCAGATAGAGGCTGGCAGGATCGCAATCATGAGGGTTTTGAAAAAAGGTGGAAAACTCTGGATCAGAGTTTTCCCGGACAAGCCTTACACGAAAAAACCAGCCGAGTCCAGGATGGGTAAAGGAAAAGGTAACGTTGAAGGCTGGGTTTGCCCGGTCAAGCCTGGAAAAATCATATACGAGATCGCCGGTGTGGATGAGCAAACGGCCAGGGAAGCCCTCGAATACGCTGCGTCCAAGTTACCGATACCTACCAAGATAGTTTCCAGGACCTCCTTCGGGGGTGAAGCAGTATGA
- the rpmC gene encoding 50S ribosomal protein L29: MKVAEIRNYSDEELKKLLEEKKRQLMELRFQHAMGQLRNTSLIEETKRDIARIKTILRERELGIRR, from the coding sequence ATGAAAGTGGCAGAAATCAGAAACTACAGCGACGAAGAATTGAAAAAGCTCTTGGAAGAAAAGAAGAGGCAGCTCATGGAGTTGAGATTTCAGCACGCGATGGGCCAGCTGAGAAACACTTCTCTAATTGAAGAGACCAAAAGAGACATAGCGAGGATCAAGACAATACTCCGTGAACGAGAGCTCGGAATAAGGAGGTAA
- the rpsQ gene encoding 30S ribosomal protein S17 has translation MPRKRLIGVVVSDKMDKTVVVKVTRRFEHPVYKKHIERSKKYHAHDERNECKVGDVVLIEETRPLSKTKRWRVVEILQRAFQVEKMPEIEESDQA, from the coding sequence ATGCCGAGAAAACGTTTGATAGGTGTTGTGGTCAGTGACAAGATGGATAAAACCGTGGTTGTGAAGGTTACAAGGAGATTCGAACACCCCGTTTATAAGAAGCACATCGAGCGCTCGAAGAAGTACCATGCCCATGATGAGCGCAACGAATGCAAAGTCGGCGATGTTGTACTCATAGAGGAAACGCGACCGTTGAGTAAGACGAAAAGATGGAGAGTTGTTGAGATACTCCAGCGAGCGTTTCAAGTTGAAAAAATGCCCGAGATTGAGGAGAGTGATCAGGCATGA
- the rplN gene encoding 50S ribosomal protein L14, translating to MIQTESYLNVADNSGAKVLRVIRVLGGHHKKYGTVGDIVVCSVRDVVPNTGIKKGEIVKAVIVRTKRPIRRPDGSYIRFDDNAAVLLDKFNEPRGTRVFGPVAREIREKGYMKIISLAPEVL from the coding sequence ATGATCCAGACGGAAAGTTATCTCAACGTCGCGGACAACTCGGGTGCAAAAGTTTTGAGGGTCATAAGGGTCCTCGGAGGTCATCACAAGAAATACGGAACGGTGGGTGACATCGTTGTGTGTTCTGTCAGGGATGTCGTACCAAACACTGGCATCAAAAAAGGTGAAATCGTCAAAGCGGTGATAGTCCGAACAAAGAGGCCCATAAGGAGACCGGATGGAAGTTATATAAGGTTTGATGACAATGCAGCGGTTCTGCTCGACAAGTTCAATGAACCCAGAGGGACACGTGTCTTCGGGCCGGTAGCCAGAGAGATTCGTGAGAAGGGTTACATGAAGATCATATCTCTGGCACCAGAGGTCCTCTGA
- the rplX gene encoding 50S ribosomal protein L24, whose protein sequence is MRIKRDDLVQVISGKDKGKRGKVLKVIPKENKVIVQGVNIVKKHQRPIPQLREGGIIEREAPIYACKVMVVCPNCDRPTRVGMKFLEDGTKVRFCKKCGEIIDKV, encoded by the coding sequence ATGCGAATAAAACGAGATGATCTGGTTCAAGTCATTTCAGGTAAGGACAAGGGTAAGAGAGGAAAAGTTCTCAAAGTGATACCGAAAGAGAACAAGGTCATAGTCCAGGGAGTCAACATAGTTAAAAAGCATCAGAGGCCAATACCCCAGCTGAGGGAAGGAGGCATCATAGAAAGGGAAGCACCAATTTATGCTTGCAAGGTCATGGTTGTGTGTCCGAACTGTGACAGACCAACGCGCGTCGGCATGAAATTCCTGGAGGACGGAACAAAGGTTAGATTCTGCAAAAAATGTGGCGAGATCATCGATAAGGTGTGA
- the rplE gene encoding 50S ribosomal protein L5 codes for MAQYVPLKEKYEKEVVPILMKEFGYKNIHQVPRLEKIVINMGIGEGARNSDLLMKHMNELAAITGQKPVITKAKKSISNFKIRKGMNIGLKVTLRGLRMWNFLYKLANIALPKVRDFRGLNPDSFDGRGNYSFGLSEQFVFPEITPDQATRVQGMDITIVTTAKTDREAKRLLELLGLPFRK; via the coding sequence ATGGCACAGTATGTACCTTTGAAAGAAAAATATGAAAAGGAAGTAGTTCCCATACTGATGAAAGAGTTTGGATACAAAAACATTCACCAGGTTCCAAGATTAGAAAAGATCGTTATAAACATGGGCATCGGTGAGGGTGCTCGAAACTCTGATCTGCTTATGAAACACATGAACGAGTTGGCGGCCATCACCGGTCAGAAGCCCGTTATTACAAAAGCCAAGAAGAGCATCTCGAACTTCAAAATAAGAAAGGGTATGAACATAGGGCTCAAGGTAACGCTTCGTGGTTTGAGAATGTGGAACTTTCTTTACAAACTTGCCAACATAGCCCTGCCGAAAGTCAGGGACTTTCGAGGGTTGAACCCTGATTCTTTCGACGGTAGGGGTAACTACAGTTTCGGCTTGAGCGAACAATTCGTTTTCCCTGAAATAACACCTGACCAGGCGACGAGAGTTCAGGGTATGGACATCACTATAGTCACGACGGCCAAGACCGACAGGGAAGCGAAAAGGCTTTTAGAACTGCTTGGACTGCCTTTCAGAAAGTGA
- a CDS encoding type Z 30S ribosomal protein S14 — translation MPRKGLIERWKKPKKFKVREYTRCVMCGRAKSVYREFGLCRVCFRKMALEGKLPGVRKASW, via the coding sequence ATGCCAAGAAAAGGATTGATAGAAAGATGGAAGAAACCGAAGAAATTCAAAGTTCGCGAATACACAAGGTGCGTCATGTGCGGAAGGGCCAAGTCTGTTTACAGGGAATTCGGTCTGTGCAGAGTCTGCTTCAGGAAGATGGCGCTGGAAGGTAAGCTCCCGGGTGTCAGGAAGGCAAGTTGGTGA
- the rpsH gene encoding 30S ribosomal protein S8: MWSDPIADMLTRIRNANIVFKEYVDVPASNLKRAICEILKREGFIQDYKYIEDGKQGILRIHMKYKGLRKNRERVIHGIVRVSKPGRRIYVTKDELPKVKNGLGIAILTTSKGVMTDKEARELGVGGEVIAYIW, encoded by the coding sequence ATGTGGAGTGATCCGATAGCCGATATGCTCACGCGAATCAGAAACGCGAACATTGTATTCAAGGAGTACGTTGATGTGCCAGCTTCGAATTTGAAGCGCGCGATCTGTGAGATACTGAAGCGTGAAGGCTTCATCCAAGATTACAAGTACATCGAAGATGGTAAACAGGGCATCCTGAGAATACACATGAAGTACAAGGGTCTTCGGAAAAACCGTGAAAGAGTGATCCACGGGATTGTGAGGGTCTCGAAACCCGGAAGGAGAATTTACGTTACGAAGGACGAGTTGCCAAAGGTCAAAAATGGGCTCGGCATAGCGATACTAACGACTTCGAAAGGTGTCATGACCGACAAGGAAGCCAGGGAACTCGGAGTCGGTGGAGAAGTCATCGCCTACATCTGGTGA
- the rplF gene encoding 50S ribosomal protein L6, with the protein MSKLAKKPISIPAGVNVQLEADTITVKGPKGTLSQKLSPYVKVEIEDGKIWVRQNEEKLVRRSFRRVLKMFQGTYWSLIRNMIVGVTSGFEKQLEIIGVGYRAQAQGNKLTLQVGYTHPVVLEAPAGVSVETPSPNLIVVRGADKQKVGQFAATIRSYREVNVYTGKGIKYKDEVVRRKEGKKA; encoded by the coding sequence ATGTCCAAGCTCGCAAAGAAACCGATATCGATACCAGCCGGTGTCAACGTTCAGTTAGAAGCGGACACGATAACAGTTAAAGGACCCAAGGGAACGTTATCACAGAAGTTATCCCCATACGTGAAGGTTGAAATAGAAGACGGCAAGATCTGGGTTAGACAGAACGAGGAGAAATTGGTGAGGAGATCTTTCAGAAGAGTTTTGAAAATGTTCCAGGGTACCTACTGGTCGTTGATAAGGAACATGATCGTTGGTGTGACGAGCGGCTTCGAAAAGCAACTCGAAATCATAGGGGTTGGTTACAGGGCACAGGCACAGGGAAACAAATTGACTTTGCAGGTTGGTTACACGCATCCGGTCGTCCTTGAGGCACCGGCAGGTGTGAGTGTTGAGACACCATCGCCGAACCTCATCGTTGTAAGGGGAGCAGACAAACAGAAAGTTGGTCAATTCGCCGCGACGATCAGATCTTACAGGGAAGTCAATGTCTACACAGGTAAGGGTATCAAGTACAAAGATGAAGTGGTGAGGAGAAAAGAAGGTAAGAAAGCATAA
- the rplR gene encoding 50S ribosomal protein L18 has translation MIKREDRNLKRIRRHLRIRKKIKGTPERPRLAVFRSEKHIYAQIIDDTKGHTLVAASTLDKELRGKLVKTYNVEAAKEVGRLIAQRALSLGIKKVVFDRGGFKYHGRIKALADAAREAGLEF, from the coding sequence GTGATAAAGAGAGAGGATCGAAACCTGAAGAGGATCAGAAGGCATCTCAGAATCAGAAAAAAGATCAAGGGTACACCAGAGAGGCCTCGTTTGGCCGTCTTCAGAAGTGAAAAGCACATCTATGCGCAAATAATTGACGATACGAAAGGTCACACACTCGTCGCAGCTTCCACACTGGACAAAGAACTCCGTGGGAAGCTCGTAAAGACTTACAACGTTGAAGCAGCAAAAGAAGTGGGAAGACTGATAGCTCAGCGCGCACTGAGCTTGGGTATCAAAAAGGTCGTCTTCGATCGTGGTGGTTTCAAATACCACGGCAGGATCAAAGCACTGGCCGATGCGGCAAGGGAAGCGGGATTGGAATTCTGA
- the rpsE gene encoding 30S ribosomal protein S5 has protein sequence MVDEILEEEIIKKESEEFEERIIEIRRTAKVTKGGKTLSFRVLAVVGNRKGKVGIGIGKAREVPDAMRKALSAARSSLIDVPIYRGTIPHEVTAKQDASVVLLKPAAPGTGIIAGSVVRAVVELAGIQNVLTKALGSTNPVNLALATIKALKSLVPPDKAAKLRDLSVSQVIYGAKKGA, from the coding sequence ATGGTGGATGAAATACTGGAAGAAGAAATTATAAAGAAAGAATCCGAGGAGTTTGAGGAGCGTATCATTGAGATAAGAAGAACAGCTAAGGTCACAAAAGGTGGAAAAACTCTCAGCTTCAGGGTTCTGGCTGTAGTAGGAAACAGAAAAGGTAAAGTGGGCATCGGGATAGGAAAAGCGCGAGAAGTGCCAGATGCCATGAGAAAAGCGTTGAGTGCAGCTCGTTCGTCCTTGATCGATGTTCCGATCTACAGAGGTACGATACCGCACGAGGTCACCGCAAAACAGGATGCATCTGTTGTTTTGCTCAAACCTGCCGCACCAGGTACGGGAATCATAGCTGGGTCAGTTGTGAGAGCCGTTGTCGAGCTCGCGGGCATTCAGAACGTGCTCACCAAGGCACTGGGTTCAACGAATCCAGTGAATCTGGCATTGGCCACCATAAAGGCCTTGAAGAGTCTCGTTCCGCCAGACAAAGCTGCAAAATTGAGAGATCTGAGTGTGAGTCAGGTCATTTATGGTGCGAAGAAGGGGGCTTGA
- the rpmD gene encoding 50S ribosomal protein L30: MVKLVVELIKSPIGYKYDQRATLKALGLRKLHDRVVKPKTPQILGMLEKVRHLVKVEEISEEE, translated from the coding sequence GTGGTGAAGCTCGTCGTGGAACTCATCAAGAGTCCAATTGGTTACAAGTACGATCAGAGAGCAACGCTGAAGGCACTCGGACTGAGGAAACTGCACGACAGGGTGGTTAAACCAAAGACACCACAGATACTCGGTATGCTCGAGAAAGTTAGACACTTAGTTAAAGTTGAAGAGATTTCGGAGGAGGAATGA
- the rplO gene encoding 50S ribosomal protein L15 produces the protein MRLEDLKPTPGSVKKPKRVGRGIGSGHGKTSGRGHKGQKARGTGKVHPWHEGGQTPLHRRLPKVGFKSFVHKDYAVVNLRTLEEKFEANEEVTPEKLIQLGVVKKLKDGVKILGDGELTKPLIVKAHAFSESAKKAIEAVGGRAEVI, from the coding sequence TTGAGACTCGAAGATCTCAAGCCCACACCCGGTTCGGTGAAAAAACCCAAGAGGGTTGGTAGAGGCATAGGTTCTGGTCACGGCAAGACGTCTGGTAGGGGTCACAAAGGTCAAAAGGCCAGGGGCACAGGAAAGGTTCATCCGTGGCATGAAGGTGGACAGACACCTTTGCACAGAAGGCTGCCGAAAGTTGGGTTCAAGAGTTTCGTCCACAAGGACTATGCCGTAGTGAACTTGAGAACGCTCGAAGAAAAGTTCGAAGCCAACGAAGAAGTTACACCGGAAAAGCTGATCCAGCTCGGTGTGGTGAAAAAGCTGAAAGACGGTGTGAAAATCCTGGGAGACGGTGAACTGACGAAACCCCTGATTGTGAAAGCCCACGCATTCAGTGAGAGCGCGAAAAAGGCTATAGAAGCGGTCGGGGGAAGGGCAGAGGTGATCTAA